One window of Aliarcobacter lanthieri genomic DNA carries:
- the yajC gene encoding preprotein translocase subunit YajC yields the protein MQGDLITSLLPLVALFAIFYFLIIRPQQKQAKAHKDMIANLKKGDKIVTNGGLMVEVVKVEETYFVVKNSDGSEMKLVKEFAARLLENN from the coding sequence ATGCAAGGTGATTTAATAACTTCATTGTTACCCTTAGTTGCATTATTTGCAATATTCTATTTTTTAATAATTAGACCACAACAAAAACAAGCGAAAGCTCATAAAGATATGATTGCTAATCTTAAAAAAGGTGATAAAATTGTAACAAATGGTGGCTTAATGGTAGAAGTTGTAAAAGTAGAAGAGACATATTTTGTAGTAAAAAATAGTGATGGATCTGAAATGAAACTTGTAAAAGAGTTTGCAGCTAGACTTTTAGAAAACAACTAA
- the lptE gene encoding LPS assembly lipoprotein LptE, translating into MKILKVSIFTILISVFLISCGYRPSTYYAKQELGKDIFVRLDVSLSDPRNSVLVKDSVTKILVQKVGSNLVNSDIEADIIMDLRINSVSFSTLQYDADGYNKLYKARVVIGVKYLNKATQKVKSFTVDGEYDFAVDKGATINDSHRYEAITKASDQAVTEILSRIAVASFQ; encoded by the coding sequence ATGAAAATTTTAAAAGTATCCATCTTTACTATTTTGATATCAGTTTTTCTTATATCTTGTGGATATAGACCATCAACTTATTATGCAAAACAAGAGTTAGGAAAAGATATTTTTGTAAGATTAGATGTTAGTTTATCAGATCCTAGAAACTCAGTTTTAGTTAAAGATTCTGTTACAAAAATTTTAGTACAAAAAGTTGGTTCAAATTTAGTAAATAGTGATATTGAAGCTGATATTATAATGGATTTAAGAATAAATTCTGTTAGTTTTTCAACTTTACAATATGATGCAGATGGATACAATAAATTGTATAAAGCAAGAGTTGTAATAGGAGTAAAATATTTAAATAAAGCAACACAAAAAGTAAAATCTTTTACTGTTGATGGAGAGTATGACTTTGCAGTTGATAAAGGTGCGACTATAAATGACTCTCATAGATATGAAGCTATTACAAAAGCTAGTGATCAAGCTGTAACTGAAATTTTATCAAGAATTGCAGTTGCTTCTTTTCAATAA
- a CDS encoding apolipoprotein N-acyltransferase has translation MFLLKTEYFNKIYIIKGFITAILLSTFIYLAHFGIEIKIINTILGLVGIYLLLTIPKKALFYAGFFTGIFWCYWMAISLQYYGIAYVAPLLILGIGLVFGIIFFLFAIIDKITFRIFMVFAFLFVSPFGFNWLKLELLFVDSYISTTKIAFALVLLSMYFVIKLKRAKALAILPILFTLNFGSGEFIDTTKAKIYMPQMDIQQNLKWQKESLDDLIKYNLHQIFEAIENKYDLVILPETAFPIALNRYPQIDTMLKELSNEIDIITGALYVENNKIFNASYHYSKEKVQIAQKVVLVPFGEKIPLPKFFVDLINKVFYNGAQDYSEADNPTDFEVLGEKYRNAICYEGTTDKIYENLDDTRYMIMISNNAWFTPSIEPTLQHLLLKYYSKKYGITIFHTANGSKNRIYRP, from the coding sequence ATGTTTTTATTAAAAACTGAATATTTTAACAAAATATATATAATAAAAGGCTTCATTACAGCAATTTTACTAAGTACTTTTATATATTTGGCACATTTTGGAATAGAAATAAAGATAATAAATACCATTTTAGGGCTTGTAGGAATATATTTATTACTTACTATCCCTAAAAAAGCTCTATTTTATGCAGGATTTTTTACAGGAATATTTTGGTGTTACTGGATGGCAATTTCACTCCAATACTATGGAATAGCATATGTCGCACCACTTTTAATTCTAGGCATTGGTTTAGTTTTTGGAATAATATTTTTTTTATTTGCAATTATTGATAAAATAACTTTTAGAATATTTATGGTTTTTGCTTTTTTATTTGTATCTCCTTTTGGATTTAATTGGTTAAAACTAGAGTTATTATTTGTTGATTCATATATTTCTACAACTAAAATAGCTTTTGCTTTAGTTCTTTTATCTATGTATTTTGTTATTAAATTAAAAAGAGCAAAAGCTTTAGCAATACTTCCAATTTTGTTTACACTAAACTTTGGGAGTGGTGAATTTATAGATACAACTAAAGCAAAAATATATATGCCTCAAATGGATATTCAACAAAATTTAAAATGGCAAAAAGAGAGCCTTGATGATTTAATTAAATACAATCTTCATCAAATTTTTGAAGCAATAGAGAATAAATATGATTTAGTTATTCTTCCTGAAACAGCTTTTCCAATAGCTTTAAATCGTTATCCACAAATAGATACTATGTTAAAAGAATTATCAAATGAAATAGATATAATAACTGGTGCTTTATATGTAGAAAACAATAAAATCTTTAATGCTTCATATCATTATAGTAAGGAAAAAGTACAGATCGCTCAAAAAGTTGTACTCGTACCTTTTGGAGAAAAAATACCTCTTCCTAAATTTTTTGTTGATTTAATAAATAAAGTTTTTTATAATGGTGCCCAAGATTATTCAGAAGCTGATAATCCTACTGATTTTGAAGTATTAGGTGAAAAATATAGAAATGCTATTTGTTATGAAGGAACAACGGATAAAATTTATGAAAATTTAGATGATACAAGGTATATGATTATGATTTCAAATAATGCTTGGTTTACACCATCAATAGAACCAACATTGCAACATTTACTTTTAAAATACTATTCAAAAAAATATGGTATTACTATTTTTCATACGGCTAATGGAAGTAAAAATAGGATATATAGACCTTGA
- the secF gene encoding protein translocase subunit SecF — protein MEIFNNDKTYDFMGKKVAFLIISGILIVASIVLLLTRGLNYGIDFVGGTVVQVKYEQQAPLEKIREVLKGTAYENSTVTEFGSIDEVTIRFTGSSSDITNDISDVMNKILIPTGDFEIRKIDMVGAKVGAELRTKGIMALTMALLAMLIYIAWRFEWRFAVASVIGLIHDVIITLGVISLFKIDVNLDMIAAILTVVGYTINDTIIVNDRIRESIQITKERDLDSLINDSVSKTLSRTILTSLSTLFAVTTMLLFGGEIIYAFSVTLFVGIIVGTYSSIFVVSPFIKFLGFKIDDYRSKEAQKEASRKEKEKLRSMYEQGRV, from the coding sequence ATGGAAATTTTTAATAATGACAAAACCTATGATTTTATGGGTAAAAAAGTAGCCTTTTTAATAATATCAGGAATTTTAATTGTAGCTTCAATCGTTTTATTATTAACTAGAGGTTTAAATTATGGTATTGACTTTGTTGGTGGAACTGTTGTACAAGTAAAATATGAACAACAAGCACCATTAGAAAAAATAAGAGAAGTTTTAAAAGGAACAGCTTATGAAAATTCTACTGTTACTGAATTTGGTTCAATAGATGAAGTAACTATTAGATTTACAGGTAGTTCTAGTGATATTACAAATGACATAAGTGATGTTATGAATAAGATTTTAATTCCAACTGGAGATTTTGAAATTAGAAAAATTGATATGGTTGGAGCAAAAGTTGGTGCTGAACTTAGAACAAAAGGTATTATGGCACTAACAATGGCACTTTTAGCAATGCTTATATATATAGCTTGGAGATTTGAGTGGAGATTTGCTGTTGCTTCTGTTATTGGTTTAATTCATGATGTTATTATAACTTTAGGGGTAATTAGTTTGTTTAAAATTGATGTAAACCTTGATATGATAGCAGCAATTTTAACGGTTGTTGGATATACCATAAATGATACAATTATTGTTAATGATAGAATTAGAGAATCTATTCAAATCACTAAAGAGAGAGATTTAGATAGTTTGATAAATGATTCTGTTAGTAAAACTTTATCAAGAACAATTTTAACTTCTCTTTCAACATTATTTGCTGTAACAACAATGTTACTATTTGGTGGAGAAATTATTTATGCATTCTCAGTAACGTTATTTGTTGGGATAATTGTTGGAACATATTCATCTATTTTTGTTGTTTCACCATTTATTAAATTCTTAGGATTTAAAATTGATGATTATAGAAGTAAAGAAGCACAAAAAGAAGCTTCTAGAAAAGAGAAAGAAAAACTTAGATCTATGTATGAACAAGGAAGAGTGTAA
- the motA gene encoding flagellar motor stator protein MotA → MDLSVLIGLIGSLTSISVGVILEGGNPAGVLHISSFIIVIPTAILASVTATESHFVKAAFKEFKTIFKKSPINYESRIDELVEYAITVKKQGVLALEKDVQNIEHAFLKEALSMVIDGSKEEQIEEQLDPVIEETEHYYHGAAHFWLHAGETAPTIGLVGAVFGLILALQQLDNPAAMAAGIAGAFTATVMGIAGSYIFLGPWGAKLKAKGHLVVKEQQLILAACKGMARGDAPGELKLRLTKMITPMPL, encoded by the coding sequence ATGGATTTATCTGTATTAATAGGACTGATAGGATCTTTAACCTCTATTTCTGTAGGAGTTATTTTAGAGGGAGGTAACCCTGCAGGAGTTTTACATATTTCATCATTTATTATTGTTATTCCAACTGCAATTTTAGCATCTGTAACAGCTACTGAATCTCACTTTGTTAAAGCAGCTTTTAAAGAGTTTAAAACAATATTTAAAAAATCTCCAATAAATTATGAATCTAGAATTGATGAACTTGTTGAGTATGCAATAACTGTTAAGAAACAAGGTGTTTTAGCATTAGAAAAAGATGTTCAAAATATAGAGCATGCTTTTTTGAAAGAAGCATTAAGTATGGTTATAGATGGTTCAAAAGAAGAACAAATTGAAGAACAATTAGATCCAGTTATTGAAGAAACTGAACATTATTACCATGGTGCCGCACATTTTTGGTTACATGCAGGAGAAACTGCACCTACTATTGGTCTTGTAGGAGCTGTTTTTGGACTAATCCTAGCATTACAACAACTTGATAATCCAGCAGCAATGGCAGCAGGTATTGCAGGGGCATTTACAGCTACAGTTATGGGAATTGCAGGATCATATATTTTCTTAGGTCCTTGGGGAGCGAAATTAAAAGCAAAAGGTCATCTTGTTGTAAAAGAACAACAATTAATTTTAGCAGCATGTAAAGGTATGGCAAGAGGTGATGCACCTGGTGAGCTTAAATTAAGGCTAACTAAAATGATTACTCCAATGCCATTATAA
- the secD gene encoding protein translocase subunit SecD → MKIFNFKLTIFLITVIFGVIFAIPSLFQTNYGKKVNLGLDLQGGLHMLLGVNTHEAVTSKIRSIATAIKYFSDDEELLIDGLTILEDSVFFTVLDKDEMPKMDKMLKEISGLDISKKDLDYTIKLTAEEVTKTKDYSVAQAVETIRNRLDQFGLSEPTVLRQGESDIVVQLPGIKTAEDEKAARDLISKPANLELMAVDEDKMDQVYNMTSSQAAAYGNLILEDISDPNKKYLVKEIPILDGSQIVDAQVGFSQSNQPIINFTLNSAGARIFGDFTGKSVGKRLAIVLDGKVYSAPNINERIGGGSGQISGGFTVVEAGNVAIALRSGALLASVTLLEKRSVGPSLGADSIQASMIALISGTVLIFFFMLFYYRRAGFIANIALISNIFILLAVIALFGATLTLPGMAGIILTIGMAIDSNVIINERIREALRKGASVGKAIEDGYSNALRAIIDANVTTLLVAVVLYAYGSGPVKGFAVTISIGVLTSMLTAIVGTHGIYQAILPKIAKDKDNKKWFGVK, encoded by the coding sequence TTGAAAATTTTTAATTTTAAACTAACAATTTTTTTAATAACTGTTATATTTGGTGTTATTTTTGCAATACCATCTTTATTTCAAACAAATTATGGTAAAAAAGTAAATTTAGGTTTAGATTTACAAGGTGGGTTACATATGCTTTTAGGTGTTAATACACATGAAGCTGTAACATCTAAAATAAGATCAATTGCAACTGCTATAAAATATTTTAGTGATGATGAAGAATTGTTGATTGATGGATTAACAATTCTTGAGGATAGCGTATTTTTTACTGTTTTAGATAAAGATGAAATGCCTAAAATGGATAAGATGCTTAAAGAAATAAGTGGTTTAGATATATCTAAAAAAGATTTAGATTATACTATCAAATTAACAGCAGAAGAAGTAACAAAAACAAAAGATTACTCAGTTGCACAAGCTGTAGAAACTATACGAAATAGACTTGATCAATTTGGATTATCTGAACCAACTGTTTTAAGACAAGGTGAATCAGATATTGTTGTTCAGTTACCAGGAATTAAAACTGCTGAAGATGAAAAAGCTGCTAGGGATTTAATATCAAAACCAGCTAACTTAGAACTTATGGCAGTTGATGAAGATAAAATGGATCAAGTATATAATATGACAAGTTCACAAGCAGCTGCTTATGGAAACTTGATACTTGAAGATATAAGTGATCCAAATAAAAAGTATTTAGTAAAAGAGATACCAATCTTAGATGGAAGTCAAATAGTTGATGCACAAGTTGGATTTAGTCAATCTAACCAACCAATTATCAATTTTACACTAAACTCTGCTGGTGCTAGAATTTTTGGTGATTTTACAGGTAAAAGTGTAGGTAAAAGATTAGCTATTGTACTTGATGGAAAAGTTTATTCTGCTCCAAATATTAATGAAAGAATTGGTGGTGGAAGTGGTCAAATCAGTGGAGGATTTACTGTTGTAGAAGCAGGAAATGTTGCAATTGCTCTAAGAAGTGGAGCATTACTTGCTAGTGTAACACTACTAGAAAAAAGAAGTGTTGGACCATCTTTAGGAGCTGATAGTATACAAGCTTCAATGATTGCACTTATTTCTGGAACAGTATTGATTTTCTTCTTTATGTTATTTTATTATAGAAGAGCTGGATTTATAGCTAATATTGCACTTATTTCAAATATTTTCATTCTTTTAGCCGTAATTGCTTTATTCGGTGCAACTTTAACTCTACCAGGAATGGCGGGAATTATTCTTACAATAGGAATGGCAATTGATTCAAATGTTATTATCAATGAAAGAATTAGAGAAGCTTTAAGAAAAGGTGCAAGTGTTGGAAAAGCGATAGAAGATGGATATTCAAATGCATTAAGAGCTATTATAGATGCAAATGTTACAACACTTTTAGTTGCAGTAGTATTATATGCTTATGGAAGTGGACCTGTAAAAGGATTTGCAGTTACAATTTCTATTGGAGTTTTAACATCAATGTTAACTGCAATTGTAGGAACTCATGGAATTTATCAAGCAATATTACCAAAAATTGCTAAAGATAAAGACAATAAAAAATGGTTTGGAGTTAAATAA
- the motB gene encoding flagellar motor protein MotB — translation MAKKKSKCECPAGERWAVPYADFLSLLLALFIALYALASVNLEKQQALKEEFVKIYNFSAADTLKEQDNSEKSMTDNPSDQPDEGKKVIIHTLENKDELEQAKNKGANLIELPDGSLMSVPAHLVFEFGKAEITSIFANDFLSKLAELIQAMPSETEINVKGFAEESEVRSSRYKDALELSTARANNVIRELIRHNVDPSKLYSSGFGSNKTTTLKDKRVVLFELHSNGDVISSEDDQNLEAIFNRMKE, via the coding sequence ATGGCTAAAAAAAAGAGTAAATGTGAATGTCCAGCTGGAGAACGATGGGCAGTTCCTTATGCAGACTTTTTAAGTCTTTTGCTAGCACTATTTATTGCTTTATATGCTTTAGCTTCAGTTAATTTAGAAAAACAACAAGCATTAAAAGAAGAGTTTGTAAAAATATATAACTTTTCTGCAGCAGATACATTAAAAGAACAAGATAATTCAGAAAAATCAATGACAGATAATCCTTCAGATCAACCAGACGAAGGTAAAAAAGTAATTATTCATACATTAGAAAATAAAGATGAGTTAGAACAAGCTAAAAATAAAGGTGCAAATTTAATAGAACTCCCTGATGGCTCACTAATGAGTGTTCCAGCACATTTAGTTTTTGAATTTGGGAAAGCTGAAATAACTTCTATTTTTGCAAATGATTTTTTAAGCAAATTAGCCGAATTAATACAAGCTATGCCTTCTGAAACTGAAATAAATGTAAAAGGTTTTGCTGAAGAAAGTGAAGTAAGAAGCTCAAGATACAAAGATGCTCTTGAACTTTCAACAGCTCGTGCTAATAATGTTATTAGAGAGTTAATTAGACATAATGTTGATCCTTCAAAACTATACTCTAGTGGATTTGGAAGTAATAAAACTACTACTTTAAAAGATAAAAGAGTTGTTTTATTTGAATTACATTCAAATGGAGATGTAATTAGTAGTGAAGATGATCAAAATTTAGAAGCTATTTTTAATAGAATGAAAGAGTAA
- the leuS gene encoding leucine--tRNA ligase, whose amino-acid sequence MEYISKNIESKWQKFWQENNSFEPSEDLTKDKKYILSMFPYPSGRIHMGHVRNYCIGDAFARHFRKNGFNVLHPIGWDSFGMPAENAAIKNKLHPKKWTYENIDYMRDELKSLGLSFSKNQEFATSDELYTKFEQEFIIKMFEKDLLYRKSTIVNWCEDCHTVLANEQVEDGCCWRCDNQVEQKEMPGYYIAITKYAQQLLDDLKLLEENWPSQVLTMQENWIGRSEGLEFKFELTKESRSKIERAFTKYFVFTTRPDTIYGVTYSALAPEHPIVKYIVENNLLPEKKIKAIKAMQKIQERDRAILEKEGIDLEIEAVHPLTGQTIPIWVANFVLSSYGEGAVMAVPAHDQRDFEFAKKYNLPIKQVIIGKDGLIEKQTEAFVDEGILTDSESFSGLSNIDAKQAIVYHFEQNSLGIKKVNYKLRDWGVSRQRYWGAPIPFVHCPKCGLVPEKIENLPIALPEDVEITGEGNPLDKHPTWKHCSCPNCGEKAIRETDTLDTFVQSSWYFLRYVTNYKKWQKEGISKEDSNYWMDVDQYIGGIEHAILHLLYARFFTKVLKDLGYTNSTEPFKRLLTQGMVLKDGAKMSKSKGNVVDPDLLIEKYGADTARLFILFAAPPTKELEWNDSAVEGAYKFIKRFYERANNITKTGVEGIFKIDHSTLNKEEKEARKKVYDALIKSNEVLNKTYAFNTLIASCMEALNALQTQKNELVWAEAYYILTNILEPVIPHTCWEISNKHFALKNFEKSLEVKKEVFEKDSIVLAVTVNGKKRCEIEVSPTAEKEEILILAKKNASKWIGEAQILKEIVVPNKLVNIVIKA is encoded by the coding sequence ATGGAGTATATTTCAAAAAATATTGAGAGTAAGTGGCAAAAATTTTGGCAAGAAAATAACTCTTTTGAACCAAGTGAAGATTTAACAAAAGACAAAAAATATATTTTAAGTATGTTTCCATATCCTAGCGGAAGAATACATATGGGACATGTTAGAAATTACTGTATAGGTGATGCTTTTGCTAGGCATTTTAGAAAAAATGGTTTTAATGTACTTCATCCTATTGGATGGGATAGTTTTGGTATGCCTGCTGAAAATGCTGCAATAAAAAATAAACTTCATCCAAAAAAATGGACTTACGAAAATATTGATTATATGAGAGACGAGTTAAAATCTTTAGGTTTATCTTTTAGTAAAAATCAAGAATTTGCAACTAGTGATGAACTTTATACAAAATTTGAACAAGAATTTATTATCAAAATGTTTGAAAAAGACTTACTTTATAGAAAGTCAACTATTGTTAATTGGTGTGAAGATTGTCATACTGTTTTAGCTAATGAACAAGTTGAAGACGGTTGCTGTTGGCGATGTGATAATCAAGTTGAACAAAAAGAGATGCCAGGTTACTATATTGCTATTACAAAATATGCACAGCAATTACTTGATGATTTAAAACTTTTAGAAGAAAATTGGCCATCACAAGTTTTAACTATGCAAGAAAATTGGATAGGAAGAAGTGAAGGTTTAGAATTTAAATTTGAGTTAACGAAAGAGTCAAGATCAAAAATAGAAAGAGCATTTACAAAATATTTTGTGTTTACTACAAGACCAGATACTATTTATGGAGTTACATACTCTGCTCTTGCCCCTGAACATCCAATTGTAAAATATATAGTTGAAAATAATTTATTGCCAGAGAAAAAAATTAAAGCTATAAAAGCTATGCAAAAGATTCAAGAAAGAGATAGAGCAATTTTAGAAAAAGAGGGAATTGATTTAGAAATAGAAGCAGTTCATCCATTAACTGGACAAACAATACCAATTTGGGTAGCAAATTTTGTATTAAGTTCTTATGGAGAAGGTGCAGTTATGGCAGTTCCTGCTCATGATCAAAGAGATTTTGAGTTTGCAAAAAAATATAATTTACCAATAAAACAAGTAATTATAGGTAAAGATGGACTTATTGAAAAACAAACAGAGGCTTTCGTTGATGAAGGAATATTAACTGATAGTGAAAGTTTTTCTGGGCTATCAAATATTGATGCTAAACAAGCTATTGTTTACCATTTTGAACAAAACTCTTTAGGTATAAAAAAAGTTAATTACAAATTAAGAGATTGGGGAGTTTCAAGACAAAGATATTGGGGTGCTCCAATACCATTTGTACATTGTCCAAAATGTGGTTTAGTTCCTGAAAAAATAGAAAATCTTCCTATTGCATTACCAGAAGATGTAGAGATTACAGGAGAAGGAAATCCACTTGATAAACATCCAACATGGAAGCATTGTTCTTGTCCAAACTGTGGTGAGAAAGCTATAAGAGAGACTGATACTTTAGATACTTTTGTGCAATCTTCTTGGTATTTTTTAAGATATGTTACAAACTATAAGAAATGGCAGAAAGAAGGAATTTCAAAAGAAGATAGTAATTATTGGATGGATGTTGACCAATATATTGGTGGAATAGAACATGCAATTTTACACCTTTTATATGCAAGATTTTTTACAAAAGTTTTAAAAGATTTAGGATATACAAATTCTACTGAGCCATTTAAAAGACTTTTAACTCAAGGGATGGTTTTAAAAGATGGGGCAAAAATGTCTAAATCAAAAGGAAATGTTGTAGATCCTGATTTGTTAATTGAAAAATATGGAGCTGATACAGCAAGATTGTTTATATTATTTGCAGCACCACCAACAAAAGAGTTAGAATGGAATGATAGTGCAGTTGAAGGTGCATATAAATTTATAAAAAGATTTTATGAAAGAGCAAATAATATAACAAAAACTGGAGTTGAAGGTATATTTAAAATTGATCATTCAACTTTGAATAAAGAAGAAAAAGAAGCTAGAAAAAAAGTTTATGATGCTTTAATAAAATCAAATGAAGTTTTAAATAAAACGTATGCTTTTAATACTTTAATAGCTTCTTGTATGGAAGCTTTAAATGCTCTTCAAACACAAAAAAATGAATTAGTATGGGCAGAGGCTTACTATATTTTAACAAATATTTTAGAACCAGTTATCCCTCATACTTGTTGGGAAATATCAAATAAACATTTTGCACTTAAAAATTTTGAAAAAAGTTTAGAAGTAAAAAAAGAAGTATTTGAAAAAGATAGTATAGTTTTAGCAGTAACTGTAAATGGAAAGAAAAGATGTGAAATAGAAGTAAGCCCAACTGCTGAAAAAGAAGAGATACTAATTCTAGCAAAGAAAAATGCTTCTAAATGGATAGGAGAAGCTCAAATTTTAAAAGAAATTGTAGTTCCTAATAAATTAGTAAATATAGTAATCAAGGCTTAG
- a CDS encoding DUF6394 family protein yields MDWGKVTYIFLTLMSLTTTVGFLYEATAIALFIAAAVNIISTILKIGVKNLLAAELLASSLVADLHLIPAFLVMVTTGNMKLVFALALGAVIANIVSMALSLIESAKSQDKDDY; encoded by the coding sequence ATGGATTGGGGTAAGGTAACCTATATTTTCTTAACTTTGATGTCATTAACTACAACAGTAGGTTTTCTATATGAAGCAACGGCGATAGCTTTATTTATTGCAGCTGCAGTTAATATTATTTCTACAATTTTAAAAATTGGTGTAAAAAATCTTTTAGCAGCTGAACTCTTAGCTAGTTCTTTAGTTGCAGATTTACATTTAATACCAGCATTTTTAGTAATGGTTACTACTGGAAATATGAAGCTAGTATTTGCTTTGGCACTAGGTGCAGTGATTGCAAATATTGTTTCTATGGCACTATCTTTAATTGAGAGTGCAAAAAGTCAAGATAAGGATGATTATTAA
- a CDS encoding Mur ligase family protein: protein MNIKSLNLEEFLKYKTMYYDKIDFSFVIKAWKILETKIKLPFVIHIVGTNGKGSTGRFLSHYLHKQNYKTLHYSSPHILKFNERIWINGYDISDEELEYAHKFLQNLYEIKLLEKLTYFEYTTLLALYLSNNFDYLVLEAGLGGEFDATNVVKNNLSLITTIGLDHISFLGDSIEKIATTKMRSVDQKMIIGYQVFDEVYETALNVKKQILKERNTDIKISKVLDFEKYSLNPKFATYLKRNLHLVIACLEELKIPLDLKLFDDTPLFGRCQRIEKNIIIDVGHNPLAAMVLVEEFKDEKVNLIYNSYADKDYKEVLTILKPIIKTLFIIDLDDKRIIQKDKLLKVLDELKIKQNSNCDLKDDEEYLVFGSFLVVEKFLKNFYDEKS from the coding sequence ATGAATATAAAAAGCTTAAATTTAGAAGAGTTTTTGAAATATAAAACTATGTATTATGACAAAATTGATTTTAGTTTTGTCATAAAAGCTTGGAAAATATTAGAAACTAAAATCAAACTTCCTTTTGTTATTCATATTGTTGGAACAAATGGTAAAGGTAGTACAGGAAGATTTTTATCCCATTATCTACATAAACAAAATTATAAAACTTTACATTATAGTTCTCCTCATATTTTAAAATTCAATGAAAGAATTTGGATAAATGGATATGATATTAGTGATGAAGAACTTGAATATGCACATAAATTTTTACAAAATCTTTATGAAATAAAGCTTTTAGAAAAACTTACATATTTTGAATATACTACATTATTGGCATTATATTTATCTAATAATTTTGACTATTTAGTTTTAGAAGCAGGACTTGGTGGAGAGTTTGATGCTACAAATGTAGTTAAAAACAATCTATCTCTTATTACAACTATTGGTCTTGATCATATATCATTTCTTGGAGATAGTATAGAAAAAATAGCTACTACAAAAATGCGTTCAGTTGATCAAAAAATGATTATAGGTTATCAGGTTTTTGATGAAGTTTATGAAACTGCACTAAATGTTAAAAAGCAGATTTTAAAAGAAAGAAATACAGATATAAAAATTTCAAAAGTATTAGATTTTGAAAAATATTCATTAAATCCTAAATTTGCTACATATTTAAAAAGAAATTTGCATTTAGTTATAGCTTGTTTAGAAGAACTAAAAATACCACTTGATTTAAAACTTTTTGATGATACTCCACTTTTTGGACGATGTCAAAGGATAGAAAAAAATATTATAATAGATGTTGGACATAATCCCCTTGCTGCTATGGTTTTAGTTGAAGAGTTTAAAGATGAAAAAGTGAATCTGATATATAATTCTTATGCAGATAAAGATTATAAAGAGGTTTTAACTATTTTAAAACCTATTATAAAAACATTATTTATTATAGATTTGGATGATAAGAGAATTATACAAAAAGATAAACTTTTGAAAGTTCTTGATGAATTAAAAATAAAACAAAATTCTAATTGTGATTTAAAAGATGATGAAGAATATCTAGTATTTGGTTCTTTTTTAGTTGTTGAAAAATTTTTAAAGAATTTTTATGATGAAAAATCTTGA